The following proteins are encoded in a genomic region of Roseisolibacter agri:
- a CDS encoding GTP-binding protein, giving the protein MSMINYASREINCKIVYYGPGLGGKTSNLEFVYEKVSPNTRGKLISLATETERTLFFDFLPVDLGEIRGFRTRFHLYTVPGQVYYNASRKLILKGVDGVVFVADSQVDRAEANMESMQNLYDNMAEHGYDLTRMPFVLQYNKRDLPNAAPLPELEAMLNPGWEVTEPAKQKPSENPFRPGVPLVEKLPTGEWWERVPSFEAVATTGAGVFDTLKAVSKLVVRALG; this is encoded by the coding sequence ATGTCGATGATCAACTACGCGTCGCGCGAGATCAACTGCAAGATCGTCTACTACGGCCCGGGCCTCGGCGGCAAGACGTCGAACCTGGAGTTCGTGTACGAGAAGGTGAGCCCCAACACGCGCGGGAAGCTCATCTCGCTCGCGACCGAGACCGAGCGCACGCTCTTCTTCGACTTCCTCCCGGTGGACCTGGGCGAGATCCGCGGCTTCCGCACGCGGTTCCACCTCTACACGGTGCCGGGGCAGGTCTACTACAACGCCTCGCGCAAGCTGATCCTGAAGGGCGTGGACGGCGTCGTGTTCGTGGCCGACTCGCAGGTCGATCGCGCCGAGGCGAACATGGAGTCGATGCAGAACCTGTACGACAACATGGCGGAGCACGGGTACGACCTGACCCGGATGCCGTTCGTGCTGCAGTACAACAAGCGCGACCTCCCGAACGCCGCGCCGCTCCCCGAGCTGGAGGCGATGCTGAACCCGGGCTGGGAGGTCACCGAGCCGGCGAAGCAGAAGCCGTCGGAGAACCCGTTCCGCCCGGGCGTGCCCCTGGTCGAGAAGCTGCCGACCGGCGAGTGGTGGGAGCGCGTGCCGAGCTTCGAGGCGGTCGCGACGACGGGCGCGGGCGTGTTCGACACGCTGAAGGCGGTCTCGAAGCTCGTGGTGCGGGCGCTCGGATGA
- a CDS encoding DUF2339 domain-containing protein: MRRAPSTSARRAWSLRRGLGTLSMRLGLGPVPADGAELEALVGRYGTVALAVLLILMGLGAFLTWAIAAVTLTPTTRVALGAVGAAALAAGGWRLRVRDEGGGTGTRRFGDVLLALALAAVHVDAWGAGPALGLVSAGVALAIAAAASGAVAFLAWRERDQALFVVGVGGAVVAPFVTGADTGHAMVLAPYGWLVLSAGVLALPHGNDTDAHARPVRWRLAARVLGIGGALLASALLRDATAVAAIGNPAGIWLPAWQLRRELPVLFALACAVVPLALPGRARRAGVALMHLTTALGAITTLALATRLGAPMLAAYAFAATLGALVAVRCLVPVDRPPSRGARRDAVLGGLALPLALLVAALLALPDATSPAGGLVALAWAAGSALAAGLAARRPHASASPLLGAHVAAAGLAGAIAPLLGFEGRVVLKTVALSAYAAACALLLGPVRQRLAALPSLAAAGLAAASAAMLLSERPAFAYAPFLTSASLAAAAVVVALTVLAWRVRRDGAAVFTRGERTALAALPALAALAWGREELARAGSPELSTFLLVGYFAAAGVAALAVGRARRVAGARQVGLALAIYAALKALAQASELRSVGLRVGSYLLVGAFLLAVGYWYRSAGERASGTQIRPASP, translated from the coding sequence GTGCGTCGCGCGCCCTCGACATCGGCGCGGCGCGCCTGGTCGCTGCGGCGCGGCCTGGGCACGCTCTCGATGCGGCTCGGACTCGGCCCGGTGCCGGCGGACGGCGCGGAGCTGGAGGCCCTCGTCGGCCGCTACGGCACCGTGGCGCTCGCGGTGCTGCTCATCCTCATGGGCCTCGGCGCGTTCCTGACGTGGGCGATCGCTGCCGTCACGCTCACGCCCACGACGCGCGTCGCGCTCGGCGCGGTGGGCGCCGCGGCACTGGCCGCCGGCGGCTGGCGGCTGCGAGTGCGCGACGAGGGCGGCGGCACGGGCACGCGCCGGTTCGGCGACGTGCTGCTCGCGCTCGCGCTGGCGGCGGTGCACGTGGACGCGTGGGGCGCGGGTCCAGCGCTCGGCCTGGTGTCGGCCGGCGTCGCGCTGGCGATCGCGGCGGCCGCGTCGGGCGCGGTCGCGTTCCTGGCGTGGCGGGAGCGCGACCAGGCGCTGTTCGTCGTCGGCGTGGGCGGCGCGGTAGTCGCGCCGTTCGTCACGGGCGCCGACACGGGTCACGCGATGGTGCTCGCGCCGTACGGCTGGTTGGTGCTGAGCGCGGGGGTGCTCGCGCTGCCGCACGGCAACGACACCGATGCGCACGCGCGGCCGGTGCGCTGGCGGCTCGCCGCGCGCGTGCTGGGGATCGGCGGGGCGCTGCTCGCGAGCGCGCTGCTGCGCGACGCGACGGCGGTCGCGGCGATCGGCAACCCCGCGGGCATCTGGCTCCCCGCGTGGCAGCTGCGACGCGAGCTGCCGGTGCTGTTCGCGCTCGCCTGCGCCGTGGTGCCCCTGGCGCTGCCCGGCCGCGCGCGGCGAGCGGGCGTCGCGCTCATGCACCTCACGACCGCACTCGGCGCGATCACGACGCTGGCGCTGGCGACGCGGCTCGGCGCGCCGATGCTCGCCGCGTACGCGTTCGCCGCCACGCTGGGCGCGCTCGTCGCGGTGCGGTGCCTGGTCCCCGTGGATCGCCCGCCGAGTCGCGGCGCGCGGCGCGACGCGGTGCTCGGCGGCCTCGCGCTGCCGCTCGCGCTGCTCGTGGCCGCGCTGCTCGCGCTGCCCGACGCCACCTCGCCCGCGGGAGGACTCGTCGCGCTGGCGTGGGCCGCCGGGTCCGCGCTGGCCGCGGGGCTGGCCGCTCGCCGTCCACACGCGTCGGCGTCGCCGCTGCTCGGGGCGCACGTCGCGGCGGCGGGACTGGCGGGCGCGATCGCGCCGCTGCTGGGATTCGAGGGTCGGGTGGTGCTGAAGACGGTGGCGCTGTCGGCGTACGCGGCCGCGTGCGCGCTGCTGCTCGGGCCCGTGCGGCAGCGGCTCGCGGCGCTGCCGAGCCTCGCCGCGGCGGGGCTCGCGGCGGCCAGCGCGGCCATGCTCCTGAGCGAGCGTCCCGCCTTCGCGTACGCGCCGTTCCTCACGTCGGCGTCGCTCGCCGCGGCGGCGGTGGTGGTGGCGCTGACGGTGCTCGCCTGGCGCGTGCGGCGCGACGGCGCGGCGGTCTTCACGCGTGGCGAGCGGACGGCGCTCGCGGCGCTCCCCGCGCTGGCGGCGCTGGCGTGGGGGCGCGAGGAGCTCGCGCGCGCCGGCTCGCCCGAGCTCTCCACCTTCCTGCTGGTGGGCTACTTCGCCGCGGCGGGCGTCGCGGCGCTCGCCGTCGGTCGCGCGCGGCGCGTCGCGGGCGCGCGGCAGGTCGGGCTCGCGCTCGCGATCTACGCGGCGCTCAAGGCGCTGGCGCAGGCATCGGAGCTGCGGTCGGTCGGGCTGCGCGTCGGCAGCTACCTGCTGGTCGGCGCGTTCCTGCTGGCCGTGGGCTACTGGTACCGGTCGGCCGGCGAGCGTGCGTCCGGAACGCAGATCCGGCCGGCATCGCCCTGA
- a CDS encoding outer membrane beta-barrel protein has protein sequence MALAAVLALAPAAGAQQGGDGFLFRPPIGAITLRGGVDRALGNSEVFDFARERLTLGSNAFTGFNVGVDLSINLSDRVDVVLGASHARSSAKSEFRRFVDQDDLPIEQTTALARTPITASVRAYLTPRGRSIGRFAWIPSRVAPYVGAGGGALWYRFSQEGDFVDEETLDVFPATLRSSGWTPTAHGLAGVELSLSPHVALSTEARYTWARAAMSDDFTNFDRIDLSGLVATAGLSLRF, from the coding sequence TTGGCGCTCGCCGCCGTCCTCGCCCTGGCGCCGGCGGCCGGCGCGCAGCAGGGCGGCGACGGCTTCCTCTTCAGGCCGCCCATCGGCGCGATCACGCTGCGCGGCGGCGTCGATCGCGCCCTCGGCAACAGCGAGGTGTTCGACTTCGCGCGCGAGCGGCTGACGCTCGGCTCGAACGCCTTCACGGGCTTCAACGTCGGCGTGGATCTGTCGATCAACCTGTCGGACCGCGTCGACGTCGTGCTCGGGGCCAGCCACGCCCGCTCGAGCGCGAAGTCGGAGTTCCGCCGCTTCGTCGATCAGGACGACCTCCCGATCGAGCAGACGACGGCGCTCGCGCGTACTCCGATCACCGCCTCGGTGCGCGCGTACCTCACGCCGCGCGGCCGCTCGATCGGGCGCTTCGCCTGGATCCCGAGCCGCGTCGCGCCCTACGTCGGCGCGGGCGGCGGCGCGCTCTGGTACCGCTTCTCCCAGGAGGGCGACTTCGTCGACGAGGAGACGCTCGACGTCTTCCCGGCGACGCTCCGCTCCTCCGGCTGGACGCCGACGGCCCACGGCCTCGCCGGCGTCGAGCTCTCGCTCTCGCCGCACGTCGCGCTCTCCACCGAGGCCCGCTACACCTGGGCGCGCGCGGCGATGAGCGACGACTTCACGAACTTCGATCGGATCGACCTGTCGGGGCTCGTCGCCACCGCCGGGCTCTCCCTCCGCTTCTGA
- a CDS encoding nucleotide exchange factor GrpE: protein MTAPDQITPDDQPAATTTDAEAGTRADAEAAVGTDDLARQLEEQRDRYLRLAAEYDNHRRRSQRERAEAGGKAQADLVKHLVDALDDLARFAHVDPATTDATTIVEGVAMVERKLLKTLGNAGLQIVDPVDQPFDPALHEALGTEPAQSRDADHLVARVYQPGYVFAGQLLRPARVVVRQYNG from the coding sequence ATGACCGCTCCCGACCAGATCACGCCTGACGACCAGCCTGCCGCGACGACGACCGACGCGGAGGCCGGCACCCGCGCCGACGCGGAGGCCGCCGTCGGCACCGACGACCTCGCGCGCCAGCTGGAGGAGCAGCGCGATCGGTACCTGCGCCTGGCCGCGGAGTACGACAACCATCGCCGGCGCTCGCAGCGCGAGCGCGCCGAGGCGGGCGGGAAGGCGCAGGCCGACCTCGTGAAGCACCTCGTCGACGCGCTCGACGACCTCGCGCGCTTCGCGCACGTCGATCCCGCGACCACGGACGCGACGACGATCGTCGAGGGCGTGGCGATGGTCGAGCGGAAGCTGCTCAAGACGCTCGGCAACGCCGGGCTGCAGATCGTCGATCCGGTGGACCAGCCGTTCGATCCCGCGCTGCACGAGGCGCTCGGCACCGAGCCCGCGCAGAGCCGCGATGCCGACCACCTGGTCGCGCGCGTCTACCAGCCGGGGTACGTGTTCGCCGGCCAGCTGCTGCGACCCGCGCGCGTCGTCGTGCGTCAGTACAACGGCTGA
- the dnaX gene encoding DNA polymerase III subunit gamma/tau, whose protein sequence is MSLALARKYRPKNFASVAVQSHVSNTLKGAIARGRVAHGYLLCGPRGTGKTTLARVLAMALNCEVRGAKADGEPCGTCASCLRIWSGSSSLDVVELDAASNRSVDDARELRERAMYAPTGDDRYKVYIVDEAHMLTREAWNALLKILEEPPPRVVFVFATTEPQKIAQLAAPILSRLQRFDLKRIGPAEIRERLAAVLDAEGVAYEPDALGMVARAADGGLRDALSLTDQVLSLGEDAHVTAARVQEALGLVPEDEYLAVLDLVAERRAGDVFGAVARLAEAGIDFSLFLTGLGDMLRALLALSLGGAVPELSERAREALAARVGALTPADLLRMLHVLVETEPRFRKSGQQQLLLETLLVRFALLDRSVELESLLRELGSGGGGGGGGGGDGGGGGGAPAMPPRPPARPAPAPADEARRPAPPGASLRAAFDAAVAEQSQVVQRAAPAVAVADRPVERPVDRPVPTRPAPVAAPAPSAAPSAVADAPRGPTMDVAVLAERWDQVVDFARAARPLIGSALADALPIAVAASGAVTIELQEANPAYVQALESARDDVLVAVQRAHPGATRVIVRAPEASGAPAERLTTETVRAERMTALSRRDPVLGAAIDALDLDLLE, encoded by the coding sequence ATGTCCCTCGCCCTCGCGCGCAAGTACCGCCCCAAGAACTTCGCCTCGGTGGCCGTGCAGTCGCACGTGTCCAACACGCTCAAGGGGGCGATCGCCCGCGGGCGCGTGGCGCACGGCTACCTGCTGTGCGGGCCGCGAGGCACGGGCAAGACGACGCTCGCGCGCGTGCTGGCGATGGCGCTCAACTGCGAGGTGCGCGGCGCGAAGGCGGACGGCGAGCCGTGCGGCACCTGCGCCAGCTGCCTGCGCATCTGGAGCGGCAGCTCTTCGCTCGACGTCGTGGAGCTGGACGCGGCGAGCAACCGCAGCGTGGACGACGCGCGCGAGCTGCGCGAGCGCGCGATGTACGCGCCCACCGGCGACGACCGCTACAAGGTCTACATCGTCGACGAGGCGCACATGCTCACGCGCGAGGCGTGGAACGCGCTCCTCAAGATCCTCGAGGAGCCGCCGCCGCGCGTCGTGTTCGTGTTCGCGACCACCGAGCCGCAGAAGATCGCGCAGCTCGCGGCGCCGATCCTGAGCCGCCTGCAGCGCTTCGACCTGAAGCGCATCGGCCCGGCCGAGATCCGCGAGCGGCTGGCCGCGGTGCTCGACGCGGAGGGCGTCGCGTACGAGCCCGATGCGCTGGGCATGGTCGCGCGCGCCGCCGACGGCGGCCTGCGCGACGCGCTGTCGCTCACCGACCAGGTGCTCTCACTCGGGGAGGACGCGCACGTGACCGCGGCGCGCGTGCAGGAGGCGCTCGGCCTCGTGCCGGAGGACGAGTACCTCGCGGTGCTCGACCTCGTCGCGGAGCGCCGCGCGGGCGACGTGTTCGGCGCGGTCGCGCGGCTCGCGGAGGCGGGCATCGACTTCTCGCTCTTCCTCACGGGGCTGGGCGACATGCTGCGCGCGCTGCTCGCGCTGTCGCTGGGCGGCGCCGTGCCCGAGCTGAGCGAGCGCGCGCGCGAGGCGCTCGCCGCGCGCGTGGGCGCGCTCACGCCCGCGGACCTGCTGCGCATGCTCCACGTGCTGGTCGAGACGGAGCCACGATTCCGCAAGAGCGGACAGCAGCAGCTGCTGCTGGAGACGCTGCTCGTGCGCTTCGCCCTGCTCGATCGCAGCGTGGAGCTGGAGTCGCTGCTGCGCGAGCTGGGGAGCGGCGGCGGTGGCGGTGGTGGCGGTGGTGGCGATGGTGGCGGTGGTGGCGGCGCGCCCGCAATGCCGCCGCGTCCACCCGCGCGTCCCGCGCCCGCGCCGGCCGACGAGGCGCGCCGGCCGGCGCCGCCGGGCGCGAGCCTGCGCGCCGCGTTCGACGCCGCGGTGGCCGAGCAGTCGCAGGTCGTGCAGCGCGCCGCACCCGCGGTCGCCGTCGCCGATCGTCCTGTCGAGCGTCCCGTCGATCGTCCCGTCCCGACGCGACCGGCGCCCGTCGCGGCACCCGCGCCCAGTGCCGCGCCGAGCGCCGTCGCCGACGCGCCGCGCGGCCCGACGATGGACGTCGCGGTGCTCGCCGAGCGGTGGGACCAGGTGGTCGACTTCGCGCGCGCGGCGCGGCCGCTCATCGGCTCCGCGCTCGCGGACGCCCTGCCCATCGCGGTCGCGGCCTCAGGCGCGGTGACGATCGAGCTGCAGGAGGCGAACCCCGCCTACGTGCAGGCGCTCGAGAGCGCGCGCGACGACGTGCTGGTCGCGGTGCAGCGCGCGCATCCCGGCGCGACGCGCGTGATCGTGCGGGCGCCCGAAGCCAGCGGCGCGCCCGCCGAGCGGCTCACGACCGAGACGGTGCGGGCCGAGCGCATGACCGCGCTGAGCCGGCGCGATCCCGTCCTCGGCGCAGCGATCGACGCACTCGACCTCGATCTGCTCGAATAG
- a CDS encoding threonine aldolase family protein gives MPTTNASAAARIDLRSDTVTRPTPEMRRAMADAEVGDDVLDGDPTVQRLEARVAELLGKERAYFFPSGTMANQAAVWLLARRGTEVLLDAESHLIQWEHAGLAALAGVQIRAVPAGAGRRVMDAASLAATIRPPSLHAPKASLVCFENTHNGAGGVVTSAADLLAMAEVARAHGLPVHMDGARLWNAAVATGTPISHFADCADTVMVSFSKGLGAPVGAVLAGSSDALADAWVVRKRMGGGMRQSGILAAGALHGLEHQWPRLADDHARTRALADAIDGVGGARVVPPDTNILMVDLPHPVVPAVVARAAAQGVLLSPWTTTRLRAVTHRDVDDAMVHRAGEVIVAALEAELHAAASA, from the coding sequence ATGCCGACGACCAACGCCTCCGCCGCTGCACGCATCGACCTGCGCAGCGACACCGTCACGCGCCCCACGCCCGAGATGCGCCGCGCGATGGCCGACGCGGAGGTGGGCGACGACGTCCTCGACGGCGATCCGACCGTCCAGCGCCTGGAGGCGCGCGTGGCCGAGCTGCTGGGGAAGGAGCGCGCGTACTTCTTCCCGAGCGGCACCATGGCCAACCAGGCCGCCGTGTGGCTGCTCGCGCGCCGCGGGACCGAGGTGCTGCTGGACGCGGAGTCGCACCTGATCCAGTGGGAGCACGCGGGGCTCGCGGCGCTCGCGGGCGTGCAGATCCGTGCGGTGCCCGCCGGCGCGGGACGCCGCGTGATGGACGCTGCCTCCCTCGCGGCGACGATCCGCCCGCCGTCGCTGCACGCGCCGAAGGCGAGCCTCGTCTGCTTCGAGAACACGCACAACGGCGCGGGCGGCGTCGTGACGTCGGCGGCCGATCTGCTGGCGATGGCGGAGGTCGCGCGCGCGCACGGGCTGCCCGTGCACATGGATGGCGCGCGCCTGTGGAACGCGGCCGTCGCCACGGGGACGCCGATCTCGCACTTCGCCGACTGCGCCGACACCGTCATGGTCTCCTTCTCGAAGGGACTCGGCGCGCCGGTGGGCGCGGTGCTCGCCGGATCGTCCGACGCGCTGGCCGACGCGTGGGTGGTGCGCAAGCGGATGGGCGGCGGCATGCGGCAGTCGGGCATCCTGGCCGCGGGCGCGCTGCACGGGCTGGAGCACCAGTGGCCGCGCCTCGCGGACGACCACGCGCGCACGCGCGCGCTCGCGGACGCGATCGACGGCGTCGGCGGCGCGCGGGTGGTGCCGCCGGACACGAACATCCTGATGGTCGACCTGCCGCACCCGGTGGTGCCCGCGGTGGTGGCGCGCGCGGCCGCGCAGGGCGTGCTGCTCTCGCCGTGGACGACGACGCGGCTGCGCGCGGTGACGCACCGCGACGTGGACGACGCGATGGTCCACCGCGCGGGCGAGGTGATCGTCGCCGCGCTCGAGGCGGAGCTGCACGCGGCCGCCTCGGCCTGA
- a CDS encoding CDP-alcohol phosphatidyltransferase family protein produces the protein MNLPNAITVARIAAAPFIAVLPFVPTATARIAAFVLFIVAAVTDYWDGHLARTRNLVTDLGRLLDPLADKLLLVATFVPMVVLMGGPLLRPLSSLPSARPGFAFMTPVGFVGLPWWVVAVVVGREVFMTVFRQIAARRGLVIGAIGPAKWKTGFQSTWVGAAYFWFFAQTLAQRSGWEGTAGWRAWAYFNGIAGALAMVGAVGLTLYSLALYLHRYGGILRAPAPARR, from the coding sequence GTGAACCTGCCGAACGCGATCACCGTCGCACGCATCGCGGCCGCGCCCTTCATCGCCGTCCTGCCCTTCGTGCCGACGGCGACGGCGCGGATCGCGGCGTTCGTGCTGTTCATCGTCGCGGCGGTGACGGACTACTGGGACGGCCACCTCGCGCGCACGCGCAACCTGGTGACCGATCTCGGCCGGCTGCTCGATCCGCTCGCGGACAAGCTGCTCCTGGTCGCGACCTTCGTCCCCATGGTCGTGCTGATGGGCGGGCCGCTCCTGCGCCCGCTGAGCAGCCTCCCCAGCGCGCGCCCCGGGTTCGCCTTCATGACGCCGGTGGGCTTCGTCGGGCTGCCCTGGTGGGTCGTCGCGGTGGTCGTGGGGCGCGAGGTCTTCATGACCGTGTTCCGCCAGATCGCCGCGCGGCGCGGGCTTGTCATCGGCGCCATCGGGCCCGCGAAGTGGAAGACGGGCTTCCAGTCGACGTGGGTGGGCGCCGCGTACTTCTGGTTCTTCGCGCAGACGCTCGCCCAGCGGTCGGGCTGGGAGGGCACCGCGGGCTGGCGCGCGTGGGCGTACTTCAACGGCATCGCCGGCGCGCTGGCGATGGTCGGCGCGGTGGGGCTGACGCTCTACTCGCTCGCGCTCTACCTGCACCGCTACGGCGGGATCCTGCGCGCGCCCGCGCCCGCGCGGCGCTGA
- a CDS encoding roadblock/LC7 domain-containing protein produces MPPGAVSWSFTDDDFQAISGSLQRFLYDSNARCALLVDRAGQLVATVGEPPAFDATAFASLTAADFSANDQLAKLIGEKDFTTLFHQGEKESMFLADVARRIILVVLFDDRTTLGLVRLKLKGVVDELARLFETVFARGATPAGAAGGSGARGMTGALGAEPAPLDLLAGAEDEIDRLFS; encoded by the coding sequence ATGCCCCCTGGTGCGGTCAGCTGGTCGTTCACGGACGACGACTTCCAGGCGATCAGCGGATCGCTGCAGCGGTTCCTGTACGACTCGAACGCGCGCTGCGCCCTGCTCGTGGACCGGGCCGGGCAGCTCGTGGCGACCGTCGGCGAGCCGCCCGCGTTCGACGCGACCGCGTTCGCCTCGCTCACCGCGGCCGACTTCAGCGCCAACGACCAGCTCGCGAAGCTGATCGGCGAGAAGGACTTCACGACCCTGTTCCACCAGGGCGAGAAGGAGTCGATGTTCCTCGCCGACGTCGCGCGGCGGATCATCCTCGTCGTCCTGTTCGACGACCGCACGACGCTCGGCCTGGTGCGCCTGAAGCTCAAGGGCGTCGTCGACGAGCTGGCGCGCCTGTTCGAGACCGTGTTCGCGCGCGGCGCGACGCCCGCCGGTGCCGCCGGCGGCTCGGGCGCGCGCGGCATGACCGGCGCGCTCGGCGCCGAGCCGGCGCCCCTCGACCTGCTGGCCGGGGCCGAGGACGAGATCGACCGACTCTTCTCCTGA
- a CDS encoding competence/damage-inducible protein A, translating into MRIEILTIGDELLLGFTIDTNGAHLARELASVGIEIVRRSSVGDGAEDIAAAVREALDRTGAVITTGGLGPTADDLTKPSIAALFGRAMVMDAEHLAWLEERWRTRFGGELPHSNRQQALMPEGARKLVNRHGSAPGVWLEDERGRWVAMLPGVPREMRGMLADELGPILRERAAREQAARGATGEPTVVRSRTLRTTAIAESAIADRLGDLARGMDGLSLAYLPGHEGVDLRLTARDRTAADADAALARGIDALRAHVAQWAYGEDATDMAQVILERCRADGLTLAVAESCTGGLLGARLTSVPGSSDVFLGGVISYANAVKVDALGVPAEMLREHGAVSEPVAARMARGARERLGARIGVAITGVAGPGGGTEEKPVGTVWTAVDVDGEVRTHRSVFIGDRAEIRFRASQFALELVRRTLARPAAD; encoded by the coding sequence ATGCGCATCGAGATCCTCACGATCGGCGACGAGCTGCTGCTCGGCTTCACCATCGACACGAACGGCGCGCACCTCGCGCGCGAGCTCGCATCGGTCGGCATCGAGATCGTGCGGCGCAGCTCCGTGGGCGACGGCGCGGAGGACATCGCGGCCGCGGTGCGCGAGGCGCTCGACCGCACGGGCGCGGTGATCACCACCGGCGGGCTCGGTCCCACCGCCGACGACCTCACCAAGCCGTCGATCGCCGCGCTGTTCGGCCGCGCGATGGTGATGGACGCCGAGCATCTCGCGTGGCTGGAGGAGCGCTGGCGCACGCGCTTCGGCGGCGAGCTGCCGCACTCCAACCGCCAGCAGGCGCTGATGCCCGAGGGCGCGCGCAAGCTCGTGAACCGCCACGGCTCCGCGCCCGGCGTGTGGCTCGAGGACGAACGCGGACGCTGGGTCGCGATGCTGCCCGGCGTCCCGCGCGAGATGCGCGGCATGCTCGCCGACGAGCTGGGACCGATCCTGCGCGAGCGCGCGGCGCGCGAGCAGGCGGCGCGCGGCGCGACGGGCGAGCCGACCGTGGTGCGCTCGCGCACGCTGCGCACGACGGCCATCGCCGAGAGCGCGATCGCGGACCGACTCGGCGACCTCGCGCGCGGCATGGACGGCCTCTCCCTCGCGTACCTGCCCGGGCACGAGGGCGTCGACCTGCGGCTCACCGCGCGCGACCGCACCGCCGCCGACGCCGACGCGGCGCTGGCGCGCGGCATCGACGCGCTGCGCGCGCACGTCGCGCAGTGGGCGTACGGCGAGGACGCGACCGACATGGCGCAGGTGATCCTCGAGCGCTGTCGCGCGGACGGCCTCACGCTCGCCGTGGCCGAGAGCTGCACGGGCGGCCTGCTGGGCGCGCGGCTCACGAGCGTGCCGGGGTCGAGCGACGTCTTCCTCGGCGGCGTCATCTCGTACGCGAACGCGGTGAAGGTGGACGCGCTCGGCGTGCCGGCCGAGATGCTGCGGGAGCACGGCGCGGTGAGCGAGCCGGTGGCGGCGCGGATGGCGCGCGGGGCGCGCGAGCGGCTGGGCGCGCGCATCGGCGTCGCGATCACCGGCGTCGCGGGGCCCGGCGGCGGCACGGAGGAGAAGCCCGTGGGCACGGTGTGGACGGCCGTCGACGTCGACGGCGAGGTCCGCACGCACCGCAGCGTGTTCATCGGCGACCGCGCCGAGATCCGCTTCCGCGCGAGCCAGTTCGCGCTGGAGCTGGTGCGTCGGACGCTCGCACGTCCCGCGGCCGACTAG
- a CDS encoding YbaB/EbfC family nucleoid-associated protein: protein MDIMKLMQQAQEMQGRLQQIQDELAQRTVTGTAGGGMVTVEADGKGAVRSVKIDPSVVSADDVAMLEDLVTVAVRDAQAKAKALEEAEMGKAAGGMNLPFQLPF, encoded by the coding sequence ATGGATATCATGAAGCTCATGCAGCAAGCCCAGGAGATGCAGGGGCGGCTGCAGCAGATCCAGGACGAGCTCGCGCAGCGGACCGTGACCGGCACCGCCGGCGGCGGCATGGTCACCGTCGAGGCGGACGGCAAGGGCGCGGTGCGCTCGGTGAAGATCGACCCGAGCGTCGTCAGCGCCGACGACGTCGCGATGCTCGAGGACCTCGTCACCGTCGCGGTGCGCGACGCGCAGGCGAAGGCGAAGGCGCTCGAGGAGGCGGAGATGGGGAAGGCGGCCGGCGGGATGAACCTGCCGTTCCAGCTCCCGTTCTGA
- the recR gene encoding recombination mediator RecR, which produces MSAIDELAAELSKLPGIGRKTALRLTYYLLKQRPEQSRRLADALTTLAERVRPCAECFNLTEEERCAVCRDQRRDRSVICAVEEASDIGAIERTGEYRGLYHVLGGRLSPLDGVMPEDLTIDRLVTRVRDGEIREVIVATNPSLEGEATALYVQRQLAGQVSGVAVTRIARGLPVGGDLEYADGVTIAQAIAARREM; this is translated from the coding sequence GTGTCCGCGATCGACGAACTGGCCGCCGAGCTGTCCAAGCTGCCCGGCATCGGCCGCAAGACCGCGCTGCGGCTGACGTACTACCTGCTGAAGCAGCGCCCCGAGCAGAGCCGCCGTCTGGCCGACGCGCTCACGACGCTGGCCGAGCGCGTGCGCCCGTGCGCCGAGTGCTTCAACCTCACCGAGGAGGAGCGCTGCGCCGTGTGCCGCGACCAGCGGCGCGACCGCAGCGTGATCTGCGCCGTCGAGGAGGCGTCCGACATCGGCGCCATCGAGCGCACGGGCGAGTACCGCGGGCTCTATCACGTGCTCGGTGGGCGCCTGTCGCCGCTGGACGGCGTGATGCCCGAGGACCTGACCATCGACCGCCTCGTGACGCGGGTGCGGGACGGGGAGATTCGCGAGGTGATCGTGGCCACCAATCCGAGCCTCGAGGGCGAGGCGACCGCGCTGTACGTGCAGCGCCAGCTGGCGGGGCAGGTGAGCGGCGTGGCCGTCACCCGCATCGCGCGCGGCCTGCCGGTGGGCGGGGACCTGGAGTACGCCGACGGCGTGACCATCGCCCAAGCCATCGCCGCGCGGAGGGAGATGTGA